The Glycine max cultivar Williams 82 chromosome 12, Glycine_max_v4.0, whole genome shotgun sequence genome window below encodes:
- the LOC100808786 gene encoding beta-glucuronosyltransferase GlcAT14B, whose amino-acid sequence MTLLLGLRKICSLFLATLTSPEGTPILPFYRSITAASYSVFVESKLRPLPVVSSLPPPPRLSYLVSGSKGDGAAVTRVLLALYHPNNRYVVHLDLESSPEERSDLVRFVEGHALFKRFGNVRVIKKANLVTYRGPTMVANMLHAAAILLRELGDWDWFINLSASDYPLVTQDDLLHTFSYLPRDLNFSDHTSDIGWKDHQRARPIIVDPGLYMNKKQDVFWITQRRSRPTTFKLFTGEDPFLVC is encoded by the exons atGACATTGCTTTTGGGGCTCAGGAAGATCTGCTCCCTCTTCCTCGCCACCCTCACCTCCCCGGAGGGAACCCCCATCCTCCCCTTCTACCGCTCCATCACCGCCGCCTCCTACTCTGTCTTCGTCGAATCCAAGCTCCGCCCCCTCCCCGTCGTCTCCTCCCTCCCCCCTCCGCCGCGCCTCTCCTACCTCGTCTCCGGCTCAAAGGGCGACGGCGCCGCCGTCACCCGCGTCCTCTTGGCCCTCTACCACCCCAACAACCGCTACGTGGTCCACCTGGACCTCGAATCCTCGCCGGAGGAACGCTCCGATCTGGTGAGGTTCGTGGAGGGCCACGCGCTGTTCAAGCGGTTCGGGAATGTGAGGGTTATAAAGAAGGCGAATCTCGTCACGTACAGGGGACCCACCATGGTCGCAAACATGCTTCACGCCGCCGCGATTCTGTTGAGGGAGCTTGGGGATTGGGACTGGTTCATCAATCTCAGCGCCTCCGATTACCCACTTGTCACACAAGATG ATCTGCTGCATACGTTTTCGTACCTGCCGCGGGATCTGAATTTCAGTGATCATACGAGTGACATTGGATGGAAaga TCATCAGCGTGCGAGGCCGATCATCGTTGATCCGGGTTTGTATATGAATAAGAAGCAAGATGTGTTTTGGATTACGCAGAGGAGGAGTAGGCCAACGACTTTCAAGCTTTTCACAGGTGAAGATCCTTTTCTTGTCTGTTAA
- the LOC102660198 gene encoding uncharacterized protein encodes MFLKDLLTKKSKYIHSDTIVVEGNFSTAIQRILPPKHKDPGSVTIPCSIGAVSVGKALIDLGASINLTLLSMCRRIEELEIMPTRMTLQLANHSITRPYGVIEDVLVRVKHFTFPADFVVMDIEEDAEIPLILGRPFMLTTSCLVDMGKWKLEMGIEDQKISFDLFDEEKQLLDQNVCLQVKEFGEEVLKVGTKFDPDP; translated from the coding sequence ATGTTCTTGAAAGATCTGCTCACCAAAAAGAGCAAATACATACATAGTGACACTATTGTTGTGGAAGGAAATTTTAGCACAGCGATTCAACgcatccttccacccaagcacaaGGATCCCGGAAGTGTCACCATTCCTTGCTCTATCGGTGCAGTTTCTGTTGGTAAGGCTCTCATTGATTTGGGAGCAAGTATTAATTTGACGTTGCTCTCCATGTGTAGAAGGATAGAAGAGCTGGAAATAATGCCAACAAGAATGACGTTGCAGTTAGCAAACCACTCCATTACCAGGCCATATGGAGTGATTGAGGATGTTTTGGTCCGAGTTAAGCACTTCACTTTCCCGGCTGATTTCGTTGTCATGGACATTGAAGAGGATGCTGAGATCCCCTTGATTTTGGGACGTCCTTTCATGTTAACCACAAGCTGTTTGGTGGACATGGGAAAATGGAAGTTAGAAATGGGCATTGAAGATCAAAAGATCAGTTTTGATctatttgatgaagaaaagcAATTGTTGGACCAGAATGTTTGTTTGCAGGTGAAGGAGTTTGGTGAAGAGGTTCTGAAGGTGGGAACCAAATTTGATCCAGACCCATAG